The bacterium region CCATTCCCATCTCCTCTGGTTGGGATTGGCTGGCCATTTCATAGGTTATAATACAGTATGGATGTGGGCGTGGAGATACCGGGAGCCGGTCCTGGACATTTTTGAGAAAATTACTGGAAATCGCCAGCATTATGCTATGATGAAGGTTGGTGGGGTAAGAAGGGACATTGAGTCGGATGATATTCCGGAAATTTGGAAGATGGTCGATGGACTATTACCAGTTCTCGATATGTTTAAAGGTGTGGTTATGGACGATCCGGTTATTCATGCCCGGTTAAAAGGAGTAGGAATCTTAACAAAAGAGGATGTATTCGAGTATGGAGCACTGGGGCCCACTGCTCGAGCTTCAGGTGTGGCTATAGATGTCAGAAAAGACGATCCTTACGCCGCCTATCCCCTCGTTGATTGGCAGGTAATTACTCAGGAAGAAGGGGATGTTTTTGCCAAGGCGGTTGTGCGCATATTGGAGATGTACGAGTCGGTGAAAATTATAAAAGGATGTTTGGATAAGTTAAAAGTAGTGGGTGGGGAGATAGATGCCAAGGTTAAGGAGATTCCTCCTGGTGAAGGGATTGGTCGCCACGAGGCTCCGCGAGGGGAAGTATTTCATTACGTGCGCAGTGATGGGAGTAACCGTCCGGTGAGATATAAAATAAGGGCTCCCAGTTATATGAATGTTCCCACTAATCAGAAATCTGTAGTTGGTGGTACTATTTCTGATGCCACGATAACCCTGGCTGCTGTTGATCCCTGTTACTGTTGCACGGAAAGAGTGGCAGTTGTGGATAAGAAGACGGGAAAGAAAGGATTGACCGGTCAAGACTTGATAAAGTTATCACAAGAAAAGACCTTAAAAATTAAGAGGGAAATGGGAAGAATCAGAGTTTAGGAGTAGCGAAACTTGTTTCGCGTTAACGCACCGCAAGCGGTGCTACTCCAATTATTTGCTACTCCGGAGTCATTTGAGAGTTAGGGGACAAGATGAATTTGTTACACTATCTAATCGTTATTCCATTTATAGTGGGACTATTCTGTTTAGTGATTCCTAAAAAGTTAAGTAAGCTTAGAGATTTGTTGGCCATAGGTGGTGGACTAGCAACTTTCTATTTCACTATAGTTATTTTTCTTCGTAAGCCTGTTGAGTGGTATTACAATAATCTGCTTCTTTTGAAAGTCGACAATCTTAGTG contains the following coding sequences:
- a CDS encoding nickel-dependent hydrogenase large subunit; this encodes MAKTIIPVGPYHPLQEEPEFFKLIVEGEKVLQLEIELGYNHRGIEKIAESKSYDQVLFLVERVCGICSTSHPFASVNAVEDLADIKVPERALYIRSIIGELERLHSHLLWLGLAGHFIGYNTVWMWAWRYREPVLDIFEKITGNRQHYAMMKVGGVRRDIESDDIPEIWKMVDGLLPVLDMFKGVVMDDPVIHARLKGVGILTKEDVFEYGALGPTARASGVAIDVRKDDPYAAYPLVDWQVITQEEGDVFAKAVVRILEMYESVKIIKGCLDKLKVVGGEIDAKVKEIPPGEGIGRHEAPRGEVFHYVRSDGSNRPVRYKIRAPSYMNVPTNQKSVVGGTISDATITLAAVDPCYCCTERVAVVDKKTGKKGLTGQDLIKLSQEKTLKIKREMGRIRV